The DNA sequence CCAGGTTGAGCCATTTACCATTAGCGCCCTCACTTCCCTCAACTTGCGGCTCGTCTCTCGTAATAGTGCCTTCCCCACAACGCTCCCGGAACCGTTATTGTCCAGCATATGCCTGAGACTTTTACCAAAGCTTTCGCAAGCCGTCTGAACACCATCTGCAAGGTCACAGTCAAGGAAGCCGAAAACGGCGATAGTGTAATCCAGGGAAGAGTGTTGATAGCTCCGGGTAACCTTCATACACTGCTGAAACGAAGCGGAGCCAGGTATTATGTCGAGGTGAAGACCGGACCCCTTGTATGTCGGCACAGACCATCTGTAGATGTTCTGTTCCGGTCAGCGGCAAGGTACGCCGGCAGCAATACCATAGCGGTGATATTGACAGGGATGGGGGATGACGGAGCCCGCGGGATGCTGGAGATCAAGGAAGCAGGCGGTTTCACTATCGCCCAGGACGAATCAACATGTGTTGTTTTCGGCATGCCAAAGGAGGCGATCAAGTTGGGTGCGGTTCACAAGGTGACCGCTCTCGATAGTATCCCGGCAGTCGTACTCAAAGCGGTGACCGAGTCCAACAATTGACAGGGTCGCAAAAAGTCCGTTATCGGCTTTTTGCTCCCCGGAAAGGGAAAAGCGCGGTTTTCCCTTTCCTCACAGATCAATGACTTTTTGCGAAGTCATCAACAATTGATCATGGAATGCTCGTTAACAATGATGAAGAATGTAAAGATCCACATCGGTGAGATCTACACTTCCTCGGAACCCACAGTTATTGAGACAATTCTTGGGTCTTGCGTATCGGTGTGCCTGTACGACCCGGTAATAAAAACCGGTGGAATGAACCACATCCTTCTTCCCGGGAAAGCTGACCTGGAAAAGTTTGATGACACGACCCGTTACGGCATCAACGCCATGGAGGTACTCATTAACAGCATGATGAGGCTGGGTTCCAGGCGAAACAACATATTTTCGAAGATCTTTGGGGGCGCCCACATTATTAAATCGATAGACAGGCATATGTCACCAGGCCCCAGGAATGTTCGGTTTGTTGAGGAGTTCCTTGAACTGGAGGAGATCCCTATCATCAGCAGAAATACAGGCGGCAATAACGGACGGAAGATCCTGTTTCACACCCACACCGGGGACGTATTCCTCAAGACCCTGGCCAACCCCTCCTTTGAAGCAGTTGCGAGGGAGGAAAGCCATTATACCAGGTTGGTTAAAAGCCTTCTTGATACACCGGCGGATGTTGAGCTCTTTAATAATAAGGGTTAATATACCCGAGCGGATAAGTGAAGAACAAGAGCCGCAAGGCCCTTCATTTTATCATCTGTTCAATTGGAATTTACTGAAATGAATGGAGAAATAACTGTGAGCGAATCGAAGAAAAACATACTGATCGTGGATGACTCCATAACAGTCAGGCAGCTGCTGAAACTCATTTTACTAAAGAGCCTGAAATGTCAGATTACTGAAGCACAGGACGGTCTCGAGGCGATAGAGATTCTTCAGGATGCACCCTTTGATCTTGTCATTACCGATATCAATATGCCCAACATGGACGGGCTTTCTCTGGTCAGCAAGGTCCGCAGCGAACTGGAACTCAAGGTGCCCATAATCATTATTACCACTATGGGAAAGGAGGAAGACAGGGATAAAGGCCTGGTGCTCGGAGCCGACTCTTCTTTAACGAAGCCCTTTAACGGCCCAAACGTTGTAAAAGCTGCCTCAGATCTGCTGCGATAAAGGCCTTCGATACAGTTGGTCCCCGCGGATCCGCTCAACGAATAATATCAAGTACAAAATACTTCCTTAAAATCCTGAATAACATCTACCCGGCTATTGTCCTTTTTCTTGACTGACGAGCTCAGAGATATCATATTCACAGGCAGTGGGGGAGTGGCGGAACTGGTAGACGCACAGGACTTAAAATCCTGGGGCGGTAACGTCGTGAGGGTTCGAGTCCCTCCTTCCCCACCAGTCTTCGTTCAAAACGACGAAGACTGCCACGGCGTAGCTGGTAAGCGAAGACGGGCATAATTTGGCTTGCGATGGCGTTCGTTTCGAACTACGCCTTGGCAAGCCGTTTGTCGCGGAGTAAGGGACGAGACCTTGACCGAAGGTCAAGGTGAGCCTGTCCTGAGTATAACGAAGGAAGTCCCTCCTTTCCCACCACTCGACGCACAAAAAGGCCCAACCTATTCAATCATGCCTTTTTGTTTGCTCGTGGCAGGCCACATTTCGACAGGCGCGTGTCACGAGCAGCGGAGAGTAGTCCCGAGCAAGGTGCTGAATATCTATGCACCGCGTCGAGGGGCACCAGCCAACAAAATGGAACAAGTTGCCAATTTTCGTTAGAGTTCAGCGTTCCGGGTTCCGCGGAGGGACGAGAACAAGGGAAATTATTCCTTTTCCAGGACACCTGGTTTCCCAATGACCCATGATAAATATCATACGGGGAACATGGGAATTATAAAACGGCATTATATCTTGACAATCAGTTCTGTATAAATATAATTTGCACTGGTCATTGAGGGCTGGAGGCGAATGGGGGGTAGCCCCCATTTTTTATCGCCGGAAGGCTCTAAATTGATCTGACGACTGGTCTGACCTCTCATTTTACACCATGTACTTTGTACGATCATGCGCCAAATGCGCTTATACTGCGAATCTGGTTGTAGAATGACAACATAATGGAAAGGAGAAACGGCGATGGCGCCACCGAAACTACCTTTAACCAATGAGCTTGGCTACTACGAGATCCGCATGGAAAGCATCGGCGGTATGGGAGCCAACCTGGCAGGACAGATCCTTGCTGAGGCCTGTATCCTCGAGATGGGTTACAATGGAGTAAATTTCGCCAGTTATGGATCGGAGAAGAAGGGGACTCCGGTGAAATCCTTCATAAGGCTTTGCCCCGGAGACGTGGAAGTTACAGACAACTCACCTGTTGAGCATCCTCATATGCTCGCTGTTTTCGCAGAAGCCCTTCTCGGTTCCGTGCCCCTCACACAAGGTTTCAAGAAGGGCGGGGCCGTGGTCGTCAACACCACCAAAACCCCTGAGGAGATCATGGAACTCATGGAGCTTCCAGGCTGCCGGCTGTTCTGCGTGGACGCCATGAAAATATCCATGGAGGAGAAGGTACCTCTTAACACGGCCCT is a window from the bacterium genome containing:
- a CDS encoding chemotaxis protein CheD translates to MMKNVKIHIGEIYTSSEPTVIETILGSCVSVCLYDPVIKTGGMNHILLPGKADLEKFDDTTRYGINAMEVLINSMMRLGSRRNNIFSKIFGGAHIIKSIDRHMSPGPRNVRFVEEFLELEEIPIISRNTGGNNGRKILFHTHTGDVFLKTLANPSFEAVAREESHYTRLVKSLLDTPADVELFNNKG
- a CDS encoding response regulator, with product MSESKKNILIVDDSITVRQLLKLILLKSLKCQITEAQDGLEAIEILQDAPFDLVITDINMPNMDGLSLVSKVRSELELKVPIIIITTMGKEEDRDKGLVLGADSSLTKPFNGPNVVKAASDLLR